One Thomasclavelia spiroformis DSM 1552 DNA window includes the following coding sequences:
- a CDS encoding citrate synthase, translated as MSEFIEGFLEKVRKDEYRIDNELYSKYDVKKGLRNEDGTGVLVGLTKISDVVGYKRVGGKKVDCKGELYYRGINVSDIINKRKPHQRFLFEETCFLILFGYLPNEDELNKFKDEMSKYYELPPNYLESKILGFPSKNLMNKLQQEVLMLYSYDDDPDNTSPKETMYKGLNLIAKIPLIVCYAYRSKVHYFDKESLYIHQIRYDLSIAENILYLLRDNKQFTQKEAEVLDMCLVLHADHGGGNNSTFTNVVISSTGTDIYSSFAGAIGSLKGPKHGGANLAVMQQMLLAIDEIGIEATDQEIENIVEKILDKQFNDNSGLIYGIGHAVYTVSDPRCVILRQQCKELAKEKGRDKEFEFYYRFEQAAIKAIKKRKEITVCANVDFYSGLIYDMLSIPRELYTLMFVVARAVGWLAHNIENKLYSGRIIRPAAKYVGETHEYISLDKRK; from the coding sequence ATGAGTGAGTTTATAGAAGGATTTCTAGAAAAAGTTAGAAAAGATGAATATCGTATTGATAATGAACTCTATTCAAAATATGATGTTAAAAAAGGTCTAAGAAATGAAGATGGTACTGGAGTACTTGTCGGTCTCACCAAAATATCAGATGTCGTAGGTTATAAAAGAGTTGGTGGTAAAAAAGTTGACTGTAAAGGGGAGTTATATTATCGGGGAATTAATGTTAGCGATATTATTAATAAAAGAAAACCGCATCAAAGATTTTTATTTGAAGAGACATGTTTTTTAATTTTGTTTGGATATTTACCAAACGAAGATGAATTAAATAAATTTAAAGATGAGATGTCTAAATATTATGAATTACCACCAAATTATTTAGAGTCTAAAATATTAGGTTTTCCATCAAAGAATTTAATGAATAAATTACAGCAAGAAGTTTTGATGTTGTATTCATATGATGATGATCCTGATAACACTAGTCCTAAAGAAACAATGTATAAGGGATTAAATTTAATTGCTAAAATTCCACTGATTGTATGTTATGCTTATCGAAGCAAAGTACATTATTTTGATAAAGAAAGTTTATATATTCATCAAATTAGATATGATTTGTCAATTGCTGAAAATATTTTATATCTACTTAGAGATAATAAACAATTCACTCAAAAAGAAGCAGAAGTTTTAGATATGTGCTTGGTATTACATGCTGATCATGGTGGGGGAAATAACTCTACTTTTACTAATGTTGTAATTAGTTCTACAGGAACTGATATTTATTCAAGCTTTGCTGGAGCAATTGGTTCATTAAAGGGACCTAAGCATGGTGGGGCTAACTTAGCAGTAATGCAACAGATGCTTCTTGCAATTGATGAAATAGGAATAGAAGCTACTGATCAAGAAATTGAAAATATTGTTGAAAAAATTTTAGATAAACAATTTAATGATAATAGTGGTTTAATTTATGGTATTGGTCATGCTGTATATACTGTTAGTGATCCTCGTTGTGTTATTTTAAGACAACAATGTAAGGAATTGGCTAAAGAAAAGGGACGAGATAAAGAGTTTGAATTTTATTATCGTTTTGAACAGGCAGCAATTAAGGCTATAAAAAAACGAAAAGAAATTACTGTTTGTGCAAACGTTGATTTTTATAGTGGATTGATTTATGATATGTTATCAATTCCTCGTGAATTATATACATTGATGTTTGTTGTTGCACGTGCAGTAGGTTGGTTAGCTCATAATATTGAAAATAAATTATATTCTGGTAGAATTATTAGACCTGCCGCTAAATATGTTGGTGAAACACACGAATATATTTCATTGGATAAAAGAAAATAA
- a CDS encoding branched-chain amino acid aminotransferase — translation MEIKIERAKTLKEKPDQNNLGFGTYFTDHMFMMDYTEGIGWHDARIVPYAPIAMDPATMVLHYAQETFEGLKAYRNPKGEITLFRPEMNARRMINSNKRICMAELPEDMFVEAVEAIVKYEQDWIPTAKDTSLYIRPFMFASEASVGVHPAKSYTFVIILSPVGSYYPEGVNPVKIWVEDEYVRAVKGGTGFTKCGGNYAASIAAQVKAESHGYTQVLWLDGVHRKYVEEVGTMNVMFLINDTVVTAPLEGSVLPGVTRDSIIHILKDWGYKVEERELSIDELMEAGRNGKLKEAFGTGTAAVISPVGQLYYKGEEIVINDFKTGELTQKLYDTLTGIQWGRLEDKYGWVRYIK, via the coding sequence ATGGAAATTAAAATTGAAAGAGCTAAAACACTAAAAGAAAAACCTGATCAAAATAATCTAGGTTTTGGAACTTATTTTACTGATCATATGTTTATGATGGATTATACTGAAGGAATTGGTTGGCACGATGCTAGAATCGTTCCATATGCTCCTATCGCTATGGATCCAGCAACAATGGTATTACATTATGCTCAAGAGACATTTGAAGGATTGAAAGCATATCGTAATCCTAAAGGAGAAATAACATTATTTAGACCTGAAATGAATGCTCGAAGAATGATTAATTCCAATAAACGTATTTGTATGGCAGAATTACCTGAAGATATGTTTGTTGAAGCTGTTGAAGCAATCGTTAAATATGAACAAGACTGGATTCCAACTGCAAAAGATACATCTCTATACATTCGTCCGTTTATGTTTGCAAGTGAAGCAAGTGTAGGTGTACACCCAGCTAAATCTTATACATTTGTCATCATTTTATCACCAGTTGGTAGTTATTATCCTGAAGGTGTAAATCCAGTAAAAATTTGGGTTGAAGATGAATATGTTCGTGCTGTAAAAGGTGGGACTGGTTTTACAAAATGTGGTGGAAACTATGCTGCTAGTATTGCTGCTCAAGTTAAAGCTGAATCTCATGGTTATACACAAGTATTATGGTTAGATGGTGTTCATCGTAAATATGTTGAAGAAGTTGGAACGATGAATGTTATGTTTTTAATTAATGATACTGTAGTTACCGCACCGCTTGAAGGTTCAGTGTTACCAGGAGTTACTCGTGATTCAATCATTCACATTCTTAAAGATTGGGGATATAAAGTAGAAGAACGTGAACTAAGTATTGATGAATTAATGGAAGCTGGACGCAATGGTAAGCTTAAGGAAGCTTTTGGAACAGGAACTGCTGCAGTTATTTCGCCAGTTGGCCAGTTATATTATAAAGGTGAAGAAATCGTTATTAATGATTTTAAAACAGGTGAATTAACACAAAAATTATATGATACTTTAACTGGTATTCAATGGGGACGTTTAGAAGATAAATACGGTTGGGTTCGTTATATTAAATAA
- a CDS encoding cysteine hydrolase family protein: protein MKKLLVVIDYQNDFVSGSLGFDQAKEIEDYLVELITKYHDHYDDVIFTYDTHYDDYLNTDEGKNLPIVHCLENSEGWKLYGKIDALASNDKKIKKNTFGSLELGNYLKDKDYDEITIVGVVSNICVISNAIIIKTALPNTKIIVDSKGIASNDLSLQQKALDIMKNLHIEIK from the coding sequence ATGAAAAAATTATTAGTTGTAATTGACTATCAAAATGATTTTGTAAGTGGTAGTTTAGGCTTTGATCAAGCAAAAGAAATCGAAGATTATTTAGTTGAATTAATTACTAAGTATCACGATCATTATGATGATGTTATTTTTACTTATGATACACATTATGATGATTATTTAAATACTGATGAGGGGAAAAATTTACCAATTGTTCATTGTCTTGAAAATAGCGAAGGATGGAAGTTATATGGAAAGATCGATGCATTGGCTAGTAATGATAAAAAAATTAAAAAGAATACTTTTGGTTCTTTGGAACTTGGAAATTATTTAAAGGATAAAGATTATGATGAAATTACTATTGTTGGTGTAGTTTCTAATATTTGTGTTATTTCTAATGCTATAATTATTAAAACTGCCTTACCGAATACTAAAATTATTGTTGATAGTAAAGGAATTGCTAGTAATGATTTATCATTACAACAAAAAGCTCTTGATATTATGAAAAATTTGCATATTGAAATAAAATAA
- a CDS encoding MBL fold metallo-hydrolase, whose amino-acid sequence MEKLIVLGTGNAGVKKCYNTCFVLKNKNEYLLVDAGGGNGILRQLDLAKIDLKKIKYMIVTHGHSDHVLGTVWIFRMIATMIKNKQYDGNFQIYCHDELVDTIKTIIKLTLQEKLYNLIGKRIFINEVKDGQSLTILGHMITFFDIHSTKIKQFGFSIALEDGKLTCLGDEPYHESCYQYAYKAKWLLCEAFCLDKQKDIFKPYEKHHSTVKDASLIANLLEVENLLLYHSEEMNLEKRKQLYTNEAKLYFNGNIYVPDDLEIFKL is encoded by the coding sequence ATGGAAAAATTAATAGTGCTAGGAACTGGTAATGCAGGTGTTAAAAAGTGTTACAATACTTGCTTTGTTTTAAAAAATAAAAATGAATATTTACTTGTTGATGCCGGTGGTGGTAATGGTATTTTAAGACAGTTGGATTTAGCTAAAATTGATTTAAAAAAGATAAAATATATGATTGTAACGCATGGTCATAGTGATCATGTTTTAGGAACTGTTTGGATTTTTAGAATGATTGCTACAATGATAAAAAATAAACAATATGATGGTAATTTTCAAATTTATTGTCATGATGAATTAGTTGATACGATTAAAACAATTATTAAATTGACATTACAAGAAAAGCTTTATAATTTAATTGGAAAACGAATTTTTATCAATGAGGTAAAAGATGGTCAATCTTTAACGATTTTAGGTCATATGATAACATTTTTTGATATTCATTCAACAAAAATCAAACAGTTTGGCTTTAGTATAGCGTTAGAAGATGGAAAACTGACATGTTTAGGTGATGAACCGTATCATGAATCATGTTATCAATATGCATATAAAGCTAAATGGTTATTATGTGAGGCTTTTTGTTTAGATAAGCAAAAAGATATTTTTAAACCGTATGAAAAACATCATTCAACTGTTAAAGATGCAAGCTTGATAGCTAACTTATTAGAAGTTGAAAATTTGCTATTGTATCATAGTGAAGAAATGAATTTAGAAAAACGTAAACAATTATATACAAATGAAGCTAAATTATATTTTAATGGAAATATTTATGTACCAGATGATTTAGAAATATTTAAGTTGTGA
- a CDS encoding FeoA family protein — translation MTLDKLEPGMSGKITVVHGEGLLRRRLLEMGLTPKTIVKVRKVAPMKDPIELYLRSYVLTIRKDDAAMIEVEVIDNGK, via the coding sequence ATGACATTAGATAAATTAGAACCGGGGATGAGTGGAAAAATTACGGTAGTTCATGGTGAAGGATTGCTTAGAAGACGTTTATTAGAAATGGGATTGACACCTAAAACAATTGTTAAAGTACGTAAAGTTGCACCTATGAAAGATCCAATTGAACTATATTTACGTAGTTATGTTTTAACGATTAGAAAAGATGATGCAGCAATGATTGAAGTTGAGGTGATTGACAATGGCAAATAA
- the feoB gene encoding ferrous iron transport protein B, translating into MANKTIALIGNQNCGKTTLFNALTGSNQHVGNFPGVTVEQKSGTIKRHPNIKLVDLPGIYSLTPYTMEEIVSTDFLIREKPSMIINIIDATSIERNLYLTMQLLELNIPMILALNMMDEVINSGNCIDVEGLQDALGIKVVPISASKNEGIEALIEAIEETLTEKNCFHLDLCSGEIHKAIHSISHLIEENINKTNLPNRFAVTKVIEGNEDIIKQLQLDDHQLHIIDHIIKDMEQKEGLDKDAALVEMRYQTIESITSKTVFKEQETNSQLRSEKIDAILTHKYFGIPIFILIMLLIFVLTFNVIGAPLQTLMENGIDFITNTIIDFLKSQDVATWLISLLQDGVFAGVGSVLSFLPLIVVLFFFLSMLEDSGYMARVAFVMDKLLRKIGLSGKSFVPMLIGFGCSVPAIMASRTLSSQRDRKMTIIVTPFMSCSAKLPIYGMIIAAFFSDKAPLVMITIYCIGILVAICSALLLKATVFPGDPIPFIMELPSYRIPTAKNVIMHMWEKAKDFLKKAFTIIFVASLLIWFLQSFNFRFEMVSDSSKSILAYIGSKLAFIFEPLGFSDWRLSTSLITGITAKESVVSTLSVLTNSATPAALYRSLHMLLTPASAFAFLTFTVLYMPCVAAFAATKRELGSLCQAILTALYQTGVAYIVAFIVYRIALLIS; encoded by the coding sequence ATGGCAAATAAAACAATTGCATTGATTGGTAACCAAAATTGTGGAAAAACAACGCTATTTAATGCTTTAACAGGTTCAAATCAGCATGTTGGAAACTTTCCTGGAGTTACAGTTGAACAGAAATCAGGAACAATTAAAAGACATCCAAATATTAAATTAGTTGATTTACCAGGTATTTATTCATTAACACCATATACTATGGAAGAAATCGTCTCAACTGATTTTTTAATTCGTGAAAAACCATCAATGATCATTAATATCATTGATGCTACAAGTATTGAAAGAAACTTATATTTAACGATGCAATTATTGGAATTAAATATTCCAATGATTTTAGCGTTAAATATGATGGATGAAGTAATTAATAGCGGTAACTGTATTGATGTTGAAGGATTGCAAGATGCTTTAGGGATTAAAGTTGTTCCAATTTCTGCAAGTAAAAATGAAGGAATTGAAGCATTGATTGAAGCAATTGAAGAAACTTTAACAGAAAAAAACTGTTTTCATTTAGATTTATGTAGTGGTGAAATTCATAAAGCAATTCACTCAATTAGTCATTTAATTGAGGAAAATATTAATAAAACTAATTTACCTAATCGTTTTGCTGTTACTAAGGTAATTGAGGGTAATGAAGATATTATAAAACAATTACAGCTTGATGATCATCAATTACATATTATTGATCATATTATTAAAGATATGGAACAAAAAGAAGGTTTAGATAAAGATGCTGCATTAGTAGAAATGCGTTATCAAACAATTGAAAGTATCACTAGTAAAACAGTATTTAAAGAACAGGAAACAAATAGTCAATTAAGATCTGAAAAAATTGATGCAATCTTAACTCATAAATATTTTGGAATACCAATTTTTATTTTAATAATGTTATTGATCTTTGTTTTAACATTTAATGTAATTGGCGCTCCATTACAAACATTAATGGAAAATGGAATTGATTTTATTACAAATACAATTATTGACTTTTTAAAAAGTCAAGATGTTGCTACTTGGTTGATTTCTTTATTACAAGATGGTGTATTTGCTGGGGTAGGAAGTGTTCTTTCGTTTTTACCATTAATAGTTGTATTATTTTTCTTTTTATCGATGCTTGAAGACAGTGGTTATATGGCAAGAGTTGCCTTTGTTATGGATAAATTATTAAGAAAAATTGGTTTATCTGGCAAATCTTTTGTTCCAATGTTAATTGGTTTTGGCTGTTCAGTTCCTGCAATCATGGCATCTAGAACATTATCATCACAGCGAGATCGTAAAATGACAATTATTGTTACACCATTTATGTCATGCAGTGCTAAATTACCGATTTATGGAATGATCATTGCAGCTTTTTTTAGTGATAAAGCACCGCTAGTAATGATTACAATTTATTGTATTGGTATTTTAGTAGCAATTTGTTCGGCGTTATTATTAAAGGCTACGGTTTTTCCTGGTGATCCAATTCCTTTTATTATGGAGCTGCCAAGTTATCGTATACCTACTGCTAAAAATGTTATTATGCATATGTGGGAAAAAGCTAAAGATTTCTTGAAAAAAGCTTTTACAATTATTTTTGTTGCTTCTTTATTAATTTGGTTTTTACAAAGTTTCAATTTTAGATTTGAAATGGTAAGTGACAGTTCAAAAAGTATTTTAGCGTATATCGGTAGTAAATTAGCGTTTATCTTTGAACCATTAGGTTTTTCAGATTGGCGTTTGTCAACTTCACTTATAACAGGTATTACAGCTAAAGAATCAGTTGTTTCAACACTATCAGTTTTAACAAATTCAGCGACACCAGCTGCCCTATATCGATCTTTA